A part of Microcoleus sp. bin38.metabat.b11b12b14.051 genomic DNA contains:
- a CDS encoding glycosyltransferase family 2 protein produces MAQQTKASGENTLELSILMPCLNEAETLEICIEKAQRSLRELDIVGEVIIADNGSTDGSQDIAANGGARVVPVAAKGYGSALMGGILAARGVYIIMGDADDSYDFANLGAFVEKLRGGCDLVMGNRFQGGIKPGAMPPLHKYLGNPVLTWVGRLFFASPAGDFHCGLRGFRRDSILQLDLQTTGMEFASEMVVKASLYKLRIAEVPTVLFPDGRSRPPHLRTWRDGWRHLRFLLLYSPRWLFLYPGVALMIWGLSVGIWLLPGSQKIGSIRFDVHTLLYGAIAIIIGFQAVTFAFFTKIFAISEKLLPADPKLNKIFRYVSLETGLLVGFTLILIGIVGSFLSLTIWSETAFGSLDPSKTLRLVIPSLTCLTVGLQMVLSSFFLSVLSLKRR; encoded by the coding sequence ATGGCCCAACAGACCAAAGCAAGCGGGGAAAACACTCTCGAACTATCGATACTTATGCCTTGCCTGAATGAGGCAGAAACTTTAGAAATTTGCATCGAGAAAGCCCAGAGGTCGCTGCGCGAACTTGATATTGTCGGCGAAGTTATCATAGCAGACAACGGCAGCACGGACGGTTCTCAAGATATCGCCGCCAACGGAGGCGCCAGAGTCGTGCCGGTGGCAGCCAAAGGCTACGGTAGCGCCCTGATGGGCGGCATCCTAGCAGCCCGCGGAGTTTATATTATCATGGGCGACGCTGACGACAGCTACGACTTTGCCAACCTCGGCGCTTTTGTGGAAAAACTGCGGGGAGGCTGCGATTTAGTGATGGGAAACCGCTTTCAAGGGGGCATCAAACCGGGTGCAATGCCACCCCTGCACAAATATTTAGGAAATCCGGTGCTGACATGGGTGGGGCGGCTATTCTTTGCCAGTCCCGCCGGCGATTTTCACTGCGGGCTCAGGGGTTTTAGGAGAGACTCAATTTTGCAACTCGACTTGCAAACAACAGGGATGGAATTTGCTAGCGAAATGGTGGTGAAGGCTTCTCTGTACAAGTTGCGGATAGCCGAAGTCCCAACGGTACTTTTTCCCGACGGGCGCAGCCGCCCGCCGCATTTGCGAACTTGGCGAGATGGCTGGCGCCACCTGCGATTTTTGCTGCTTTACAGTCCTCGCTGGCTGTTTTTGTATCCAGGTGTGGCGCTGATGATTTGGGGTTTAAGTGTGGGCATCTGGCTGTTACCTGGTAGTCAAAAGATTGGTAGTATTAGGTTTGACGTGCACACGCTGCTTTATGGGGCGATCGCAATTATTATCGGTTTTCAAGCAGTAACTTTCGCTTTTTTTACCAAAATTTTCGCCATCAGCGAGAAACTGCTGCCCGCAGACCCGAAACTGAATAAAATATTTCGATATGTTAGCTTAGAGACCGGATTGCTTGTCGGATTCACCCTAATTTTAATTGGCATAGTTGGCTCGTTTTTGTCATTAACTATCTGGAGCGAAACTGCTTTCGGTTCTCTAGATCCTTCTAAAACTCTGCGTTTGGTAATTCCTTCGCTCACTTGCCTGACTGTGGGCTTGCAGATGGTTCTATCGAGCTTTTTTCTCAGCGTGCTGAGTTTGAAACGGCGATAG
- a CDS encoding type II toxin-antitoxin system RelE/ParE family toxin produces MVLSFDAQEFFEEASASLQRKLERCFEMLKTHPRSHPNIKQLKGDLAGYYRYRVGDYRVVYDIHEEQKQVVVTIIAHRREVY; encoded by the coding sequence GTGGTTCTTAGCTTTGATGCTCAGGAGTTTTTTGAAGAAGCATCAGCTTCTTTACAACGCAAGCTAGAGCGATGTTTTGAAATGTTGAAAACTCACCCTCGCAGTCATCCAAATATTAAGCAACTCAAAGGCGACTTAGCTGGATATTATCGCTATCGCGTTGGAGATTATCGGGTTGTTTATGACATTCATGAGGAGCAAAAGCAGGTGGTTGTGACTATTATCGCTCATCGTCGTGAAGTGTATTAG
- a CDS encoding Uma2 family endonuclease, translated as MVQTLTYSKEYLAESHLVLHDISWETYEQLLEIFAERSTPRMTYYQGTLELMVPLPEHERYSWTLGRLIVALSEEIGIEIIGLKSSTWRSEPKKAGKEADECFYIQNEAVMRGKLKIDLKNDPPPDLAVEMDLTSSSINQMAVYAELKVPEVWRWKKGKLTVNILNDTGYVESETSLAFGSFPVKELAGFMQLDSDKGENARIREFREWVRSHLQNQQR; from the coding sequence ATGGTTCAAACCCTGACGTACAGTAAAGAATATCTTGCAGAATCTCACCTGGTTTTACATGATATCAGTTGGGAAACCTACGAACAGTTGTTAGAAATATTTGCGGAACGTTCAACACCGCGCATGACTTACTACCAAGGAACTTTGGAACTAATGGTGCCTCTACCAGAACATGAAAGGTATAGCTGGACTCTGGGACGACTAATTGTAGCCCTGTCTGAGGAGATTGGAATTGAAATTATCGGATTAAAATCATCTACTTGGCGTTCGGAACCGAAAAAAGCTGGCAAAGAAGCTGACGAATGTTTTTACATCCAAAATGAAGCTGTAATGCGGGGAAAATTAAAAATTGATCTCAAAAATGACCCGCCGCCAGATTTAGCTGTAGAAATGGATTTGACAAGTTCTTCTATCAATCAAATGGCGGTTTATGCGGAACTGAAAGTGCCGGAGGTTTGGCGCTGGAAGAAAGGAAAACTGACAGTTAATATTTTAAATGATACGGGTTATGTCGAGTCGGAAACCAGTTTGGCATTTGGCTCATTTCCTGTGAAAGAACTCGCAGGGTTTATGCAGCTAGATTCCGATAAAGGGGAAAATGCGAGAATTAGAGAGTTTAGAGAGTGGGTGCGATCGCACTTACAGAATCAGCAACGGTAG